The proteins below are encoded in one region of Nitrospira sp.:
- the rlmN gene encoding putative dual-specificity RNA methyltransferase RlmN has protein sequence MSASHTLIHPFHPANQPNLLAYDEGALTRLVEESGRPRYRATQILRWLYAKRARSIDSMTDLSLSDRAWLAAHAAVSGLQTRLIRTAEDGTKKFLLGLDDGLVAESVLIPDGRRLTLCVSSQVGCTFDCTFCLTGTLGLSRNLKPHEIVGQVLAVQDQLDPNSRLSNLVFMGMGEPLANFEAVAESITRLTNTEWGVGFAPRRITVSTAGLASRIADVAPLGVNLAISLNATTDAQRAILMPAVNRSYSLAALMQACRTFPLKARNRLTFEYVMLAGRNDSRADAERLVTLLRGFRCKVNLIPFNEFPNNSHRRPSDGSVSAFQSVLRRADLDVFVRKSKGPEVLGACGQLGFAAQTAGAGPQPAGLTRHKSDC, from the coding sequence ATGTCGGCCTCGCACACGCTGATTCATCCCTTTCATCCCGCGAACCAACCCAATTTGCTGGCATACGATGAAGGTGCACTGACGCGGTTGGTCGAGGAATCCGGACGCCCACGATATCGCGCGACACAAATCCTACGCTGGCTCTATGCCAAACGCGCCCGCTCCATCGATTCGATGACGGACCTATCCCTGTCCGATCGCGCATGGCTCGCCGCTCACGCGGCAGTGTCAGGATTGCAGACTCGGCTCATTCGGACGGCCGAGGACGGCACGAAGAAGTTCCTTCTCGGGCTCGACGACGGCCTGGTAGCCGAATCGGTCCTGATTCCAGACGGGAGGCGCCTGACGCTCTGCGTCTCTTCGCAGGTCGGATGCACCTTCGACTGCACGTTCTGTTTGACGGGGACATTGGGCCTGTCGCGAAATCTGAAGCCGCATGAGATCGTCGGGCAGGTGCTCGCCGTTCAGGATCAACTGGATCCCAATTCCCGCCTGTCCAACCTGGTGTTCATGGGCATGGGTGAGCCGTTGGCGAATTTTGAGGCCGTGGCGGAGTCGATCACGCGGTTGACCAACACGGAGTGGGGGGTCGGATTCGCGCCGCGTCGCATTACCGTCTCGACCGCCGGCCTGGCCTCCCGGATCGCGGACGTCGCGCCGCTCGGCGTCAACCTTGCCATTTCGCTGAACGCCACCACCGATGCTCAGCGGGCGATACTGATGCCAGCCGTCAATCGGAGCTATTCGCTTGCGGCCTTGATGCAGGCGTGCCGGACGTTTCCGTTGAAAGCGCGCAATCGGCTCACCTTCGAATATGTCATGTTGGCCGGGCGAAACGACTCGCGCGCGGACGCCGAGCGCCTTGTCACCTTGCTCCGCGGTTTTCGTTGCAAGGTCAATCTTATTCCGTTCAACGAGTTCCCGAACAACTCGCACCGCCGCCCGAGCGATGGCTCCGTGTCGGCATTCCAATCCGTCCTCCGTCGCGCCGACCTCGACGTATTCGTTCGGAAAAGTAAGGGGCCGGAGGTGCTCGGGGCCTGCGGGCAGTTGGGCTTCGCCGCACAAACGGCGGGCGCCGGCCCGCAGCCGGCCGGCTTGACTCGCCACAAAAGCGATTGTTAG
- a CDS encoding peptidase M16 codes for MRSRYDSLARMMPRRTIPSIPLLIACLFICGRAAFWSAPLFAAEPKEVVLSNGMKVLLVEVPKAPVVTVQVWYKVGSRNEVMGRAGLSHMLEHMMFNGTTRYPKGMFSRLVKKNGGMDNAFTSQDFTAYFENLSADRVQLALELESDRMQGLVLDREEFQREREVVKEERRLRIEDDPQAYLVETLFAQMFMTHPYHWPIIGWFGDLDAMTLDDLQRHYDTYYSPNNATLVIVGDIKADQLLSTVQKLFEPIPRGPTPAPPTTKEPEQRGERRFLLKRDAQLPFVMMGYRTPNFASDDAYALSVLESVLSHGRSGRLYRSLVHDHQLALAVGAEYTLMQADPGLFYFYAVLRPGQTVEAAETALQQEIARIQSSPPTDLEVQRAKNNVEADYVFQQDSNFRHAMLLGEAETVGAGWRHVGHYVEKIRGVTAKDVQRVAQKYLIDDARTVGILIPTPPQSDRHQGAAQPASKP; via the coding sequence ATGCGGAGCCGGTATGATTCGCTCGCCCGCATGATGCCTCGTCGTACGATTCCTTCCATCCCGCTTCTGATTGCCTGTCTTTTCATCTGCGGTCGTGCCGCGTTCTGGTCCGCCCCACTCTTTGCCGCGGAACCCAAGGAAGTCGTCCTCAGTAACGGGATGAAGGTGTTGCTGGTCGAGGTGCCGAAAGCGCCGGTGGTGACCGTTCAGGTTTGGTATAAAGTCGGCTCGCGGAACGAAGTCATGGGACGGGCCGGACTATCGCACATGCTCGAACATATGATGTTTAACGGAACCACGAGGTATCCCAAGGGCATGTTCTCGCGGCTCGTCAAGAAGAACGGCGGGATGGACAACGCCTTCACCAGTCAGGACTTTACAGCGTATTTCGAAAATCTCTCCGCCGACCGTGTGCAGCTCGCCCTGGAACTCGAGTCGGATCGAATGCAAGGGCTGGTCCTCGATCGCGAGGAATTCCAGCGCGAGCGGGAGGTCGTCAAAGAAGAGCGGCGTCTGCGCATCGAGGACGATCCACAGGCCTACCTCGTTGAGACATTGTTCGCGCAAATGTTCATGACCCATCCCTATCACTGGCCGATCATCGGCTGGTTCGGGGATCTCGATGCCATGACGCTCGACGATCTACAACGGCACTACGACACGTACTACTCGCCTAACAATGCAACCTTGGTGATCGTCGGCGATATCAAGGCCGATCAGCTTCTGTCGACGGTTCAAAAGTTGTTCGAACCCATTCCTCGGGGTCCCACGCCTGCACCCCCCACCACGAAGGAGCCGGAGCAACGCGGCGAGCGCCGCTTTCTGTTGAAGCGTGATGCGCAGCTGCCGTTCGTGATGATGGGATACCGGACGCCGAATTTTGCCAGCGACGACGCCTATGCGTTATCGGTGCTTGAGTCGGTTCTCTCGCACGGAAGGAGCGGACGTTTGTATCGCAGTCTCGTCCACGACCACCAACTTGCGTTGGCCGTGGGGGCCGAATACACGCTGATGCAGGCCGACCCCGGACTGTTTTACTTCTATGCCGTGCTCAGGCCTGGCCAGACGGTCGAAGCGGCCGAAACGGCGCTACAGCAGGAAATCGCTCGTATCCAATCGAGTCCGCCCACCGATCTGGAGGTTCAACGAGCGAAGAACAACGTCGAAGCCGATTATGTGTTTCAACAGGATTCCAATTTCAGGCATGCCATGCTCTTGGGCGAGGCCGAAACGGTTGGTGCCGGATGGCGCCATGTCGGTCACTACGTGGAAAAAATCCGCGGCGTCACGGCCAAAGACGTGCAGCGGGTCGCACAGAAGTACCTCATCGACGACGCCCGAACGGTCGGCATTTTGATACCAACTCCTCCGCAATCGGATCGGCATCAGGGAGCGGCTCAACCGGCCTCGAAACCATGA
- a CDS encoding peptidase M16, translated as MIPRAWFFAAIHCRTWVYGTILGLWSLTAANVVGAADLQPIRFVLPNGLTVLFLEQHALPMIEAHALVKVGSAQDPPEKAGLANLVVSLLDEGTTTRTSAELAEQIEFVGGSLRASSSEDYTGATARVLKKDADLGLALLSDVLQNPVFPKHEFERVRSEIIGQLISEKDDPGTVAMRAFNQLIFAGHSYRWPVAGTEETIPQITQQDVRTFHDNYYLPNQTILSVVGDLTQEEVTAFVTKYFGGWKQVPAPTPKTASSQKLTKPTLKLINKELTQSSIILGHLGVKRSNPDYYAISVLNQILGAGGFGSRLMDNIRDKQGLAYGVMSLFEGRVAQGPFYISLQTRTEATNQAIAGVLHELKAIREAPVTDQELADAKAYLMGSFALRLDTTSKLAQTLALVELHNLGLEYFTQYPRWIERVTKEDVLRVAKRYLDPYHYALVVVGDQAKAKVKVEPTP; from the coding sequence ATGATTCCCCGCGCATGGTTCTTCGCCGCCATCCACTGTCGCACGTGGGTGTATGGCACGATACTTGGTCTGTGGTCGCTCACTGCGGCAAACGTGGTCGGCGCGGCGGACTTGCAACCGATCCGCTTCGTGCTTCCCAACGGTCTGACGGTGTTATTCCTTGAGCAGCATGCCCTTCCCATGATCGAAGCCCATGCGCTCGTCAAAGTCGGATCCGCTCAGGATCCTCCTGAAAAGGCCGGGTTGGCCAATCTCGTGGTCAGCCTGCTCGATGAGGGAACCACGACACGTACCAGCGCCGAGCTCGCCGAACAGATCGAATTTGTCGGCGGATCTCTGCGAGCCAGCAGCTCCGAAGATTACACCGGTGCAACGGCCAGGGTGCTGAAGAAAGACGCCGATCTCGGTCTTGCGCTGCTGTCCGACGTGCTGCAGAACCCTGTGTTCCCCAAGCACGAGTTCGAGCGCGTCCGCTCCGAAATCATCGGACAGTTGATCAGCGAAAAAGACGACCCCGGGACTGTGGCCATGCGGGCCTTCAATCAGCTGATCTTCGCGGGCCACTCCTATCGCTGGCCGGTCGCCGGGACCGAGGAAACGATCCCTCAGATTACGCAACAGGATGTCCGGACGTTCCACGATAACTATTACCTTCCAAATCAGACCATCTTGAGCGTTGTGGGGGATCTCACGCAGGAGGAGGTCACCGCATTCGTGACCAAGTACTTCGGGGGCTGGAAGCAGGTCCCCGCACCGACGCCCAAGACTGCGAGTTCGCAGAAACTGACCAAGCCTACCCTCAAACTCATCAACAAAGAGTTGACGCAGTCCAGCATCATCCTTGGCCACCTCGGTGTCAAACGGTCGAACCCCGATTACTATGCCATTTCGGTGCTGAATCAAATACTCGGAGCAGGAGGCTTCGGTTCTCGACTTATGGATAACATCAGGGACAAACAGGGGCTGGCGTATGGCGTGATGAGCCTTTTTGAAGGACGGGTGGCACAAGGCCCTTTCTATATTAGCCTTCAAACGAGGACCGAGGCGACGAATCAGGCGATCGCCGGCGTCCTCCATGAGCTGAAAGCCATCCGTGAGGCCCCCGTCACGGATCAGGAACTTGCCGACGCCAAAGCCTATCTGATGGGCAGTTTTGCTCTGCGATTGGACACGACCAGCAAGCTGGCCCAGACCCTCGCGCTCGTGGAACTCCACAACCTTGGATTGGAATATTTTACGCAGTATCCCCGCTGGATCGAACGGGTCACTAAAGAGGATGTGCTGCGTGTGGCCAAACGTTACCTGGATCCCTACCACTATGCCCTGGTGGTGGTCGGAGACCAAGCGAAGGCCAAGGTCAAGGTCGAGCCGACCCCATGA
- a CDS encoding adenine nucleotide alpha hydrolase, protein MSLTTHITQKLAALGTMVDRMQSVLVAFSGGIDSTLVLHVAHDRLGPDAVAVTSVSATLPERERLDCERLARRIGARHLWQTTDQLALPAFALNDATRCYHCKTDLYSALNRIRLELGLCQIVNGVQQDDFDDDRPGLLAAREWSVRSPLVEAGFKKADVRTAARHLGLPNWDKPAAACLSSRIPRGLPITYESLARVEAAESLLLEEGFRQVRVRDFGGVARLEVGAEEVRELLTILPSRDIERRICALGFESVEVDREGYRPGKANERSLISLR, encoded by the coding sequence ATGAGTCTCACCACCCACATCACTCAAAAGCTCGCGGCCCTCGGGACGATGGTGGACCGGATGCAGTCCGTCCTGGTCGCATTTTCCGGCGGCATCGACAGCACGCTGGTGTTGCACGTTGCACATGATCGATTGGGACCCGACGCGGTCGCCGTCACCAGCGTTTCGGCCACGCTTCCCGAACGCGAACGCCTCGATTGCGAGCGGTTGGCCCGCCGCATCGGTGCCCGACATTTGTGGCAGACGACGGATCAACTTGCACTCCCCGCATTCGCCCTGAACGATGCAACCCGCTGCTATCACTGCAAGACGGACTTGTATTCTGCGCTGAACCGGATTCGTCTCGAATTGGGTCTCTGCCAGATTGTCAACGGAGTGCAACAGGACGATTTTGACGACGATCGCCCCGGATTGCTCGCAGCCCGCGAATGGTCCGTGAGGAGTCCGCTGGTGGAAGCAGGATTTAAGAAGGCGGACGTACGAACCGCGGCGAGACACCTTGGGCTCCCCAATTGGGATAAGCCGGCGGCGGCATGCCTCTCCTCGCGCATTCCAAGAGGCCTCCCAATTACATACGAAAGCCTCGCACGAGTCGAAGCTGCAGAATCGTTGTTGCTCGAGGAAGGATTTCGGCAGGTCCGGGTGCGAGATTTTGGCGGCGTCGCCCGTCTCGAAGTGGGTGCCGAGGAAGTGAGAGAACTACTCACGATCCTTCCCAGCCGTGATATCGAGAGAAGAATCTGCGCACTCGGCTTTGAATCGGTGGAAGTCGACCGAGAAGGCTATCGACCTGGAAAGGCCAACGAGAGATCACTGATTAGTCTTCGTTAG
- the atpF gene encoding ATP synthase subunit b, whose amino-acid sequence MPQFESHFFTSLIFWEVVSFAILFWVLYKFAFPSILETLEARERKIKDSLEQADRQRANAERTLKEYQEKLTQVSKEAEQILAAAKERAQRLLDENEQRLTAEAERIKGESTREIEQARRSAVQDIRKQTTELALLVAEKVVERSLSDADHKRFADEALEAVTRAHGA is encoded by the coding sequence ATGCCACAGTTTGAAAGCCACTTCTTTACGTCGCTGATTTTTTGGGAAGTCGTCTCGTTCGCGATCCTGTTCTGGGTGCTCTACAAATTTGCCTTTCCCTCCATTCTCGAGACGCTGGAGGCGCGGGAGCGCAAGATCAAGGATTCACTGGAGCAAGCCGACCGACAGCGCGCGAACGCCGAGCGGACGTTGAAGGAGTATCAGGAGAAGCTCACTCAGGTCTCAAAGGAAGCCGAGCAGATCCTCGCTGCGGCCAAGGAGCGCGCGCAACGCCTGTTGGATGAAAACGAACAGCGTTTGACCGCTGAGGCAGAACGGATTAAAGGGGAATCCACCCGAGAAATCGAGCAAGCCCGTCGCTCCGCCGTTCAGGATATCCGCAAGCAGACGACGGAATTAGCGTTACTCGTGGCTGAAAAGGTGGTCGAGAGAAGCCTCAGCGACGCGGATCATAAGCGGTTTGCCGACGAAGCCCTGGAGGCGGTGACACGGGCTCACGGCGCATAG
- the atpE gene encoding ATP synthase subunit c yields MDSAAAALLGMGLAAAGFAGAGVGIGYIFGKMIEAVARQPEAEGRVGKYMWIGFALVEAIALYGLVIAFIIMGLRK; encoded by the coding sequence ATGGATTCAGCCGCTGCAGCGTTGTTGGGTATGGGTCTGGCCGCGGCCGGGTTTGCCGGCGCCGGTGTGGGAATCGGCTATATCTTCGGTAAGATGATCGAAGCGGTCGCTCGTCAGCCTGAGGCGGAGGGCCGGGTCGGAAAATACATGTGGATCGGCTTCGCGCTGGTCGAGGCGATCGCGTTATACGGGTTGGTCATTGCCTTCATCATCATGGGGCTCCGAAAGTAG
- the atpB gene encoding ATP synthase subunit a, which produces MEESPLHPFELHEIVPISLFGFDISINKAVIWMWIVVGLAAFLLIRAAQSKSLIPGKLQSLAELMVDFIRGIILDTMGEKGMRFFPFIATLFIFILFSNLLGLIPGSYTVTSQLIVTAVFALVVYALSVVLGFVLHGGKFLGILVPPGTPGWLLPLMIPIELVSQLARPVSLAVRLFANMTAGHVILGVLFGLAVSGGLLIGWLPFAFTIAMNGLELGIAFIQAYIFTVLTCVYMGDAITLHGHGDEHAH; this is translated from the coding sequence GTGGAAGAGAGCCCATTACACCCATTCGAGTTGCACGAGATCGTGCCGATTTCGTTGTTCGGTTTTGATATCTCAATAAATAAGGCCGTGATTTGGATGTGGATCGTGGTCGGCTTGGCGGCCTTCCTGCTCATTCGTGCCGCGCAGTCGAAGAGCTTAATCCCGGGTAAGCTCCAAAGCCTGGCCGAACTGATGGTGGATTTTATTCGTGGCATTATTCTCGACACGATGGGCGAGAAGGGGATGCGGTTTTTCCCCTTCATTGCCACGCTCTTTATCTTCATTCTCTTCAGTAATTTGTTGGGGTTGATTCCTGGTTCCTATACCGTCACGAGTCAACTCATTGTGACCGCGGTCTTCGCCCTCGTGGTCTATGCGCTCAGCGTGGTGTTGGGGTTTGTGCTGCATGGAGGAAAGTTCTTGGGCATTCTCGTGCCGCCCGGAACACCGGGTTGGCTCTTACCGCTCATGATCCCGATCGAATTGGTCAGTCAGCTCGCGCGGCCCGTTTCGTTGGCTGTCCGACTGTTTGCCAATATGACCGCCGGCCATGTCATCCTGGGGGTCTTGTTCGGTCTCGCGGTGAGCGGAGGACTGCTGATCGGCTGGCTTCCATTTGCGTTTACGATTGCGATGAATGGCCTGGAACTGGGTATTGCTTTTATTCAGGCCTACATATTTACCGTGCTCACCTGTGTCTATATGGGTGATGCCATTACCTTGCATGGGCATGGCGACGAGCATGCCCACTAG
- a CDS encoding aminodeoxychorismate synthase, component I, with translation MLEPSRESYLLDSPQPLTLSFPLASLDPFHFHTQLDDAVEPTFLLESGRPQLGQPCYSFFGERPYATLSHQDGRTCLTTGSHTAVLIDDPLDVLMEHAIVPDMAARKERPPFVGGAVGFLSYDYVRRLETLPSVAAADIPVPDIQMALYDLIGAIDHVQGTVDLMFSPSAVRFARENRASLYEEGRDRLHRLYDRLTQPRTSHRQSYNWQALVPTAGQSRSEYMARVERSQEYIRAGDIYQANLSHRFTFDLSAVGRHETSPHRRVGTALYERLRSVNPSPFGAIMSFDDLTLVSCSPERLVRKLGRAVETRPIAGTRPRGAGAWEDDRLKHELLANAKERAEHLMLVDLERSDLGRVCAYGTVAVDEFMTVEQYSHVSHLVSNIRGTLRPEMTGADVLRAVFPGGTITGVPKVRCMQIIDELEPVRRGIYTGSLGYISRTGDMDWNILIRTMLLRGHHGYLQMGAGIVADSDAQREYEETLHKGQAFFSALRAG, from the coding sequence ATGTTGGAGCCGTCCAGAGAATCCTATTTGCTCGACTCGCCTCAGCCATTGACCCTGTCGTTTCCACTCGCCTCACTGGACCCCTTTCACTTTCATACGCAACTCGATGACGCTGTGGAACCGACATTCCTATTGGAATCCGGTCGGCCGCAACTTGGGCAGCCCTGCTACTCCTTCTTCGGCGAACGACCTTACGCAACCTTATCGCACCAGGATGGCCGGACGTGCTTGACCACCGGATCCCATACCGCAGTATTAATCGACGATCCGCTCGACGTCCTCATGGAGCATGCGATTGTGCCGGACATGGCAGCACGCAAAGAAAGACCGCCATTTGTCGGAGGAGCGGTTGGATTCCTGAGCTACGATTACGTCCGTAGGCTCGAAACGCTTCCCTCCGTCGCTGCCGCTGACATCCCTGTACCGGATATCCAGATGGCCCTGTACGATTTGATCGGAGCGATCGACCACGTTCAGGGCACAGTCGACTTGATGTTCAGCCCGTCTGCGGTCCGATTCGCAAGGGAAAATCGGGCCTCGCTCTATGAAGAAGGTCGAGACCGCTTGCACCGATTGTACGACCGATTGACGCAGCCACGAACATCTCATCGGCAGAGCTACAATTGGCAGGCGCTCGTTCCAACGGCCGGTCAGTCCCGATCGGAATACATGGCTCGCGTGGAGCGAAGCCAGGAATACATTCGGGCCGGGGATATCTATCAAGCCAACCTCTCTCATCGCTTCACGTTCGACTTGTCGGCAGTGGGTCGACATGAAACCAGTCCCCACCGGAGGGTCGGCACGGCATTGTATGAACGGCTTCGGTCTGTGAATCCGTCTCCCTTTGGGGCCATCATGAGCTTCGACGACCTGACGCTCGTCAGCTGCTCCCCGGAGCGACTCGTTCGCAAGCTGGGACGGGCCGTCGAAACCCGACCGATCGCGGGTACTCGACCCCGTGGCGCCGGTGCCTGGGAGGACGACCGTTTAAAGCACGAGCTCCTGGCGAACGCCAAGGAGCGTGCCGAACATCTGATGCTGGTCGATTTAGAGCGCAGCGACCTTGGCCGTGTCTGCGCCTACGGCACCGTTGCCGTCGACGAGTTCATGACCGTCGAACAATACTCGCACGTCAGCCACCTAGTTTCGAATATTCGGGGCACTCTTCGACCCGAGATGACCGGAGCCGACGTCCTTCGCGCGGTCTTTCCAGGCGGTACGATCACGGGGGTGCCCAAAGTACGTTGTATGCAAATCATCGACGAATTGGAGCCGGTCCGGCGTGGAATCTACACAGGGTCGTTGGGCTACATCAGCCGCACGGGGGATATGGATTGGAACATTCTGATCCGTACCATGCTGTTGAGAGGCCACCATGGATACCTGCAAATGGGCGCCGGGATCGTCGCGGACTCCGACGCTCAACGCGAATATGAAGAGACCCTGCATAAGGGGCAAGCGTTCTTTTCGGCACTACGGGCAGGCTAG
- the ilvE gene encoding branched chain amino acid aminotransferase, whose product MWIYLNDRFLPKEEAVVSVFDHGFLYGDGVYETLRSYGPTIFLLTEHLARLRRSADLIHLRIPIEDSAWFGILTEAMARNSVGTPDCDAYIRITISRGPGEIGLDPVLCPTPTLVIITKPLARPADTLYRNGIRLITAHTRRNQAESLNPQIKSLNFLNNILAKQEALAAGAYDAVMLNTQGEVAECTISNIFFVIQGRLCTPAIECGLLDGLTRNMVLTLARRAGIPTEEGRFRAPALQEASECFVTNTSSEVLPAVSLDGKPFGSGHPGPITQELGRLFREHVHSLLRSAT is encoded by the coding sequence ATGTGGATTTATCTCAATGATCGCTTCCTCCCCAAGGAAGAGGCGGTGGTCTCAGTTTTCGATCATGGATTTTTGTATGGAGACGGCGTGTACGAAACGCTTCGCTCCTATGGACCGACGATTTTCTTACTCACCGAGCATCTGGCCCGATTGCGGCGTTCCGCAGATCTGATCCATCTTCGTATTCCAATCGAAGACTCGGCATGGTTCGGCATTTTGACGGAAGCCATGGCGCGCAACTCGGTGGGGACGCCAGACTGTGACGCATATATCCGAATCACCATTTCTCGCGGCCCGGGTGAGATCGGCCTCGATCCCGTGCTCTGTCCGACACCCACGCTCGTGATCATCACGAAGCCCCTCGCTCGTCCAGCGGACACGCTGTATCGAAATGGCATCCGTCTGATCACGGCCCACACCCGCCGCAATCAGGCGGAGTCCCTTAATCCCCAGATCAAGTCACTCAATTTTCTGAACAACATCCTGGCCAAACAGGAGGCCCTCGCGGCCGGCGCCTACGACGCCGTCATGCTCAATACCCAAGGCGAAGTGGCTGAATGCACGATCAGCAACATATTTTTCGTGATTCAGGGGCGTCTCTGCACACCCGCCATCGAATGCGGACTGCTGGACGGCCTGACTAGAAACATGGTGCTGACGCTAGCCCGACGGGCCGGCATTCCCACAGAAGAGGGCCGCTTCCGAGCCCCGGCTCTCCAGGAAGCGTCCGAGTGTTTCGTGACCAATACCAGTTCCGAGGTCCTTCCGGCGGTCTCACTCGATGGGAAACCCTTCGGAAGCGGGCATCCCGGACCCATAACACAGGAGCTTGGTCGTCTTTTTCGCGAGCATGTCCACAGCCTGTTAAGGTCGGCCACTTAG
- a CDS encoding lytic transglycosylase: MAIRADTRRPRPERRLIQLALATFTGMVLEGSILLGLTPTSSEAEVYLYVDKQGVVSLTNVPTDPNYKKIDLYATAPHTPMAPRELEAAIARAAHQARLHPALVLAVIKAESDYDPMAVSRAGALGLMQLMPQTAQRHNVQDVFDPEQNISGGTKHLRYLLDRFEGNLPLALAAYNAGENAVDRYRTLPPFNETRRYVQKVLHYYRHFLLSRRSSAAGHVTNGGAQSPVLGVSVEEPR, translated from the coding sequence ATGGCTATCCGCGCCGATACGCGCCGACCTCGTCCTGAGCGAAGGTTGATCCAACTCGCGTTGGCAACATTCACCGGCATGGTGTTAGAGGGGAGCATACTGCTTGGTTTGACGCCGACGTCGAGCGAGGCTGAGGTCTATCTCTACGTGGATAAGCAGGGTGTCGTATCATTGACCAATGTCCCCACCGATCCGAACTATAAGAAGATCGACTTGTATGCGACTGCTCCGCACACCCCCATGGCCCCTCGAGAGTTGGAGGCGGCCATTGCGCGAGCCGCTCATCAGGCGCGATTGCATCCGGCATTGGTACTGGCGGTAATCAAGGCGGAGTCGGACTACGATCCGATGGCCGTTTCCCGTGCCGGCGCACTGGGGTTGATGCAACTGATGCCGCAGACCGCTCAGCGGCACAATGTGCAGGATGTCTTCGATCCTGAGCAGAATATATCAGGCGGGACCAAGCATTTGCGCTATCTGCTCGACCGATTTGAGGGCAATTTGCCGCTCGCGCTCGCCGCCTACAATGCGGGAGAAAACGCGGTCGATCGCTATCGCACGTTGCCCCCTTTCAATGAGACGCGTCGCTACGTCCAGAAAGTCCTACACTACTATCGGCACTTCCTTTTGAGCCGCCGATCCAGTGCGGCCGGCCACGTCACGAACGGCGGAGCGCAATCACCGGTGCTGGGTGTCTCCGTCGAGGAACCCCGCTGA